The Streptomyces venezuelae genomic interval CGTACAGGCGGGCGTTGCCGATGGCGATCCCGGCCTGGGAGGCGAGGATCCGGAGGAGCGAGAGGTCCTGCTCGGTGAAGCTGCCCGTCCGCTTCTCGGTGAGGTAGAGATTGCCGAAGACCTGCGTGTGGACCCGGATCGGGACACCGAGGAAGGAGCGCATCTCCGGGTGGCCCTCGGGGACCCCGGACGAGCGAGGATCGGACGCCAGGTCGTCGAGCCGCAGCGGCTGCGGGTCCTGGGACAGGACGCCGAGCAGGCCGGTGTGACCGTCGGGGAGCCCGCCGACGTGCTGTCGCTCCTCCTCGGTCATGCCGGACGTGAAGAGGTCGGTGAGCCGGCGGCGCTCGGGGTCGAGGACCCCGAGCGCCCCGTAGCGGGCCCCCGTCAGTGCGGCCGCCGAGTCCACGAGGTGCTGGAGGGTGGCGTGGAGTTCGAGATCAGTACCGACGCTGAGGACCGCTTCGAGCAGCAGGGGCAGGACGGCACCGTGCTCGTCCACGCCGTCCCCGTCCCCGCCCCGGTCCACGTCTTCGGCCTCGTCCATGATCATCATGGTCTCATCGTCGTACGAATCGTACGAATGGGGTGGTGATGGGGGTCAGTCGGCGTCGGCGAGCGGGTCGCGCACCGACAGCGGGTCGAGGACCATCGGCTGGACCTTGCCCTCCAGCATCGCGCCGAGCCCCAGGACCGCGCACACGTCGGGCCGTTCGGCGATGTGCACCGGCATGCCGGTCGCCTCGCGCAGCATCTGGTCGAGGCCCGGCAGCAGGGCGCTGCCGCCGACCATCATGATCCCGCGGTCCGCGAGGTCGGCCACCAGGTCCGGTGGGCAGTCGCGCAGCACCTTCCCGATGCCGTCGAGGACCGCCGTCAGCGGGGTGTGGATCGCCTCCCGCACGGCGGCGGTGTCGACGGTGACCGAGCGGGCCAGGCCCGTGGCGACGTCCCGGCCGTGGATCTCCGTGGAGGCCGGGCCGTGCGGCGTCAGGCCGTTGCCGCTGAGGGCGAGCTGGAGCGGGCGTACCGACTGGCTCGGCAGCATCAGCTCGTGGTGGTGGCGCAGGTGCTGGATGACGGCGTGGTCGATGGCGTCGCCGCCGATCGGGATCCGCTCCGCCGTGACGATCGCGCCGAGCGAGAGCACCGCGACCTGAGTTGTCGCCGCGCCGCACACCATGATCATGGTGGCGGTCGGCTGCTCGACCGGGAGCCCGCAGCCCACGGCGGCGGCGATCAGGGTGTCGACGAGCTCGACCCGGCGCGCCCCGAGACCGACGAGCGTCTCCACGGCGGCGCGCTGGGCGAGCGGGTCGCTGTCGTGGGGCGTGCACGCCGCCGCGCGCAGCCGCGGCTTGCGGCGGAGCTGACGGCGCAGCTTCTCGCCCAGGAGGTGGCGGAGCATCCGCTGCGCCATCTCGATGTCGACGACCGTGCCGCCGGAGACGGGCCGGGCGACCCGGATGTAGTCGGGGGTGCGGCCCGTCATCTTCTCCGCCAGCGCGCCGACGGCGATCAGCGCTCCTGTACGGGTGTTGACGGCGGCGACGCTGGGCTCGTCGACGACGAGTCCGGCGCCCTTGACGAAGACCCGGGTGCGCGCGGCCCCCAGGTCGACGGCGACATGGCAACGGCGCAGTTGCTCAAGGCTGACGGTCACGGCGGATCCTCCGGAATGCGGTGCTGGCACGGGCGAGGTGTTTCGCGTTGCGCGGTCCTGTTCGCATCGTGCGACCGCCCCGGGTCCGGCGCGCGCTGGGCTGCGCCGCCCGGGGCCACCCGTGCGTCCCGGAAGAGGGCCGGGGGAGGGCGGGGGAGTGCCCGAGGAGGGTGCTTGAAGCGTGCCGGGGGCCGTGCCCCGGGAGTGCCGGGAGCGCACCCGGAGGGGGGCCGGTGCGGCCCGAGACGATCCTGACCGAAGCGGGAGAATCGCGACGCACCGCCGACGACCTGCGGTTTCCTCACAAGATCCTCACTTCCGCGCCTACCTGACGCCGCACCGCGCCGCATAGCCTGCGGGCCCCATGGACTACTGCCACGCGTGCCGGCGGCATCTCAACGGGGCCCTCGCCTGTGCCGGGTGCGGGACCCCCGTCGAGGAACTGCGGTACGAGACCCCCCACGCACCCGTTCCGCCCGCCGAGCCGGAGTACGTCTACGAACTGGACGTCGTCGAGCCGCCGCGACCCGCCTCGGGCGGCCGTCGCGCCGCCCGGACCGCCGCGCGGGGCCGGTCCGCCGCGCGCGGGAGCAGACGGGCGCGGGTGCGCCGGGGGCGCACGGTGCTGCTGGGGACGGTGGGACTGGTCCTCGCGGCCGGGACGCTGGGAGTGGTGCAGTTGGCCCTGCAGGAGCCGGAGGCGAGCGGCGCGGCCACGGCCGTGCAGGAGCAGGAGGTCGTCGAGACCTCGATCCCGCCCGTTCCTTCCGAGAGCCCCGGAAGTACGGAGAGCAGCGAGAGCGCCGGCCCGCAGGACGGCTCCGGCCCGTCGGCGGTCACGGTCGCGCCGAGCACGAACGCGCCCACCCGCGAACACCAGATAGGCACGGGATCCGGCTCCGGTACGGAGGCGGGGTCCGGCGCCGGTTCGGGCACGGGTTCGGGTTCCGGTTCGGGCACGGGTTCGGGTTCCGGTTCGGGCACGGGTTCGGGTTCCGGTTCGGGTTCCGGTTCCGGTTCGGGGGAGGGTGCCGGTGGCGACCCGGCCGCATCGCCGACGCCCACCCGCCCGGCGTCCCCGTCCTCCGCCACGCCCGACGTCCCGCAGCCCGGCACGCCGACCGCCTCGGGCACGGCCACGGCGACGCCCACAGGCACCGGGCCCACCCCGAGCGGCTCACCGTCGGGAACGGCGACGGCGACGGCTTCGCCGAGCCCCACTCCGACGCCCACCGAGACCCCGTGCACCCGCTTCCTCTGGTGGTGCGTCTGAGGGCGTGCGGAGCCAGGGGCGGCGCGCCCCGCTCTAGACCGCGTCCTCGCCGAGCATCCGCCTCAGCAGGTCCCGCAGGAGGGTCCGCTCGACCTCGGTCAGCTCACCGAGGGGCTCGCGGGCGAAGTCCAGCGACTCGCGCAGCCGCCGGGCCGTGTCCTGGCCCTCGTCCGTGGGGACGGCCAGCTTGACCCGCCGGTCGTCCGGGTCGGGCCGGCGCTCGACGAGCCCGCGGGCCTCCAGGCGGTCCACTATCCCCGTGATGTTGGACGGCTCGCACTTCAGCTTCTGGGCGATCCTGCGCATCGGCAGCGGATCGAGCGAGAGCAGCCCGAGAACCCGGGCCTGCGCGCCGGTCAGCGAGTGCTGAGCGGCCGCCTGCTCGTACTCCTCGTAGTAGCGCGCCACGACCGTGCCGATCAGCTCGACGACTTCGAGGGTCAGGGGGTCCGTGCGTGAGGTGGCCATGGGCATCATCCTACCCAGATACTTGACAACATGAAATATCAAGGCGCATGGTTGTTTCAGTCAGTGAAACATTTGCGTTGTGAATCTTTGCCTGGAGGCCGTGCTCATGTCCGTTCTTCCCGCGTCCAGCCGTGAGTGGCACCTCGTCGCCCGTCCGCACGGCTGGCCGACCGCCGCGGACTTCGCCCTGCGAGAGGTCCCGGTGGCCGATCCCGCCGAGGGCCGGATCCTCGTGCGCAACCTGCACTTCTCCGTCGACCCGTACATGCGCGGCCGGATGAACGACGTGAAGTCGTACATCCCGCCGTTCACGCTGGACCACCCCATGGACGGCGGCGCGGTCGGCGAGGTCGTCGCGTCCAACGCGGAGGGCTTCGCCGTCGGCGACCACGTCCTGCACGGCCTCGGCTGGCGCGAGTACGCGGACGTCCCGGCGCAGCACGCGACCAAGGTCGACCCGGCGCTCGCCCCTCTCTCCGCCTACCTCGGCGTGCTCGGCATGACCGGCCTCACGGCCTACGCGGGCCTCTTCGAGGTCGCCTCCTTCAAGGAGGGCGACACCGTCTTCGTCTCCGGCGCGGCCGGGGCCGTCGGCAGCCAGGTCGGCCAGATGGCGCGGCTCAAGGGCGCCTCCCGGGTCATCGGCTCCGCCGGCTCCGACGAGAAGGTGAAGTTCCTCGTCGAGGAGCTCGGCTTCGACGCGGCCTTCAACTACAAGAACGGCCCGGTCAAGGACCAGCTCCGCGAGGCCGCCCCGGACGGCATCGACGTCTACTTCGACAACGTGGGCGGGGACCACCTCGAAGCCGCGATCTCCTCGCTCAACGTGCACGGCCGCGCCACCATCTGCGGCATGATCGCCCAGTACAACGACACGGAGCCGGTCCCCGGCCCGCGCAACATGGCGATGATCATCGGCAAGCGGCTCCGCCTCCAGGGCGTCCTGGTCGGCGACCACTACGGCCTGCAGAACCAGTTCGTCCAGGAGGTCGGCGGCTGGCTCGGCTCCGGCGAGCTGAAGCACCGCGAGACCTTCGTCGAGGGCATCGAGAACGGCGTGGACGCCTTCCTCGGGCTGCTGCGCGGGGACAACACCGGAAAGATGATCGTCTCGGTGAACCGCTAGTCTTCCCTCAGCCGCCGCGATCGTGGGCGCGAGTCGCGGCGAACCGATGAAGGAATGACCAGCATGTCCATTCAGCACTCCGACGTTCTCTACACCGCCGTCGCCACCGCCGAGAACGGCCGTGACGGCCGGGTCGCCACCGACGACGGTCAGCTCGACGTCGTCGTGAACCCGCCCAAGGTGATGGGCGGCTCGGGCGCGGGCACGAACCCCGAGCAGCTCTTCGCGGCCGGCTACAGCGCCTGCTTCCAGGGCGCGCTGGGCGTCGTCGCCCGCAACGAGAACGCCGACGTGTCCGGCTCGACGGTCACCGCCGAGGTGGGCATCGGCAAGAACGACGACGGCTTCGGCATCATCGTCAAGATCTCGGCGACCATCCCGAACGTGGACGCGGAGACCGCCAAGAGCCTGATCGAGAAGGCCCACCAGGTCTGCCCGTACTCGAAGGCGACCCGCGGCAACATCACGGTCGAGCTCGCCGTCTGAGCTCCGGACCGGCACACTGAGTGAGGGCCGCACCCCGACCGACCGGGGTGCGGCCCTCACCACGTCCGTCAGTAGGGTGACTCCCATGCGTGATCTCGGGGTGGGTTTCAGATACCTGGTACAGGGCCAGAAGTGGGTCGGCCGGCACGGACGGTGGTTCGGGTTCGGGCTGCTGCCCGGAATCGTGACCTTCGTCCTCTATGTGGGCGCGCTCATCGGTCTCGGCTACGGAGCCGACGACCTGGCGGCCTGGGTGACGCCGTTCGCCGACGACTGGAGCTCGCCCTGGCTCGGGCTCTTCCGCGGCACGCTCACCGGCCTGGTCTTCGCCTTCGGGCTCTTCCTCGCGGTCATCACCTTCACCGCCGTGACCCTCCTCGTCGGCCAGCCCTTCTACGAGTCCCTCTCGGAGGAGGTCGACCGGAGCCAGGGCGGGGACGTGCCTCAGTCCGGGCTCCCGCTCTGGCGCGAGCTGTGGATCTCGGCCCGCGACAGCCTGCGGGTCCTGCTGCGGGTCGTGTTCTACGGCATCCTGCTCTTCGCCTGCGGCTTCATTCCGGTGATCGGCCAGACCGTCGTCCCCGTCCTCGGCTTCTGCGTCTCCGGCTTCTTCCTCGCCGAGGAGCTCACGGCCGTCGCGCTCCAGCGCCGGGGCGTCGAGCTCAAGGAGCGGCTCACGCTGCTGCGCGGCCGCCGCATGGCGACCCTCGGCTTCGGCGTGCCGCTGACCCTCGCCTTCCTGGTGCCGTTCGTCGCCGTCTTCCTCATGCCCGGTGCCGTCGCCGGAGCCACCCTGATGGCCCGCGACCTGCGCGGCGAGACGGCCGGCGACGACCGGGACGGCGCCTCCCAGAAAAACGATCAAGAACGCGGCAACCTTCCGTCCCTCGGTGGCGACCAGGGGGTGCACCACCTCCCCCACTGAGGAAAGAGCACCATGACGTCACACAAGCGGAAGACCGGCCGCCGCCGCGTCGTCGTCGGCGGCCTGAGCGCCCTCGGCATCACCGGCGCGGCGATCGTCACCACCACCCTCCTCGCCCCCGCGGGCGCGGCGACGCTGCCCGCCTGGCCGCAGGCCAAGGGCAGCACGCCGGTCGCCACGACCATCGAGGTGTCGGGCACCTACGACGGCAAGCTCAAGCGCTTCGCCGGCACCGGGGAGCTCGGCTCCGACGGGCAGAGCGAGAGCCAGCAGCCCCTCTTCGTCCTCAAGGACGGCGCGACGCTCAAGAACGTGGTCATCGGCACCCCCGCCGCCGACGGGGTCCACTGCCTCGGCAGCTGCACCCTCCAGAACGTCTGGTGGGAGAACGTCGGCGAGGACGCCGCCACCTTCAAGGGCACCTCGAAGACCGCGGTGTACGCGGTCCACGGCGGCGGCGCGAAGGGCGCGTCCGACAAGATCTTCCAGTTCAACGGCGCCGGCAAGCTGGTCGTGAACAAGTTCCAGGCCGCCGACTTCGGCAAACTGGTCCGCTCCTGCGGCAACTGCAAGAAGCAGTACCCGCGCACCATCCTGATCAACGACGTCGACATCACCACACCCGGCAAGTCGATCGTCGGCGTCAACGCCAACTACGGCGACACCGCGAGCCTGCGCGGCATCCGCATCCACGGCGACACCAAGAAGAAGATCAAGCCGTGCACCCGCTTCACCGGCAACAACACCGGCAAGGAGCCGAAGGAGATCGGCACCGGCGCGGACGGCACCACCTGCCGCTACTCGGCCGGAGACCTCTCGTACGACTAGCCGTACGCACCCGGTCCCCGACGTCTCCTCAGGCGTCGAGGACCGGGTGCAGTTCCGGCCGAGCGTCCCACCACTCCCGGTAGAAGGCGTTGTTGCCGACGTTCGCCAGGTAGGCGTGGACCGCCGCCCGGTACAGCAGCTCCGCCTGCCGTGCGGGGACCGCCGCCCTGTTCCAGGCCAGCCGGATCCGGCCGAGGACCGGGTCGCCCTCCAGGGGGCGCAGGACCGTGCCCGCCGCGTACGGGGCCGTCGGCTGGCTCATGGAGATGGCCCGGCCCGAGGCGATCAGGTCGTAGTGCATCTTCCGGTCGGCGACCCGGTGCCGCAGCGAGGGCGTGAACCCGGCCTTCGCGCAGGCGGCGACCAGCGCCTCGGGCCCGCCGTCGTCGTCCTCCACCAGCGTCATCCAGTCCTCGCCGGCCAGCTCGGCCAGCGCGATCCGGTCCTTCCCGGCCAGCGGGTGCGCGGCCGAGAGGCGCACGCAGAACGGCTCCTTGGGCACCAGGGTCCTGGCCGTGGTGCCCTCGGGCAGGGCGACCTCGTGCTCGTTGACCTCCCCGTACAGGACGGCGTCGTACCGGCCGGCGCCGAGCTGCCGGGTCAGGGTGGTCGCCGAGTGCTCCACGGTGACGGAGATGTCCTGACCGGCCATCACCCGCTCCAGCTGCTCGAGCAGCCCGTCGACCAGGACGAGCAGGATGCAGCCGAGCCGCAGTGGGGTGCCGGGGGCGACGGCCCGAGCCCCGGCGGCGAGCGCGTCCATCTCGCCGAGCACGAGCCGCGCCTTCGAGAGGACGAACTCGCCCAGCGGAGTGGGCTCCACGCCGTGCCGGCCGCGCAGGAACAGCTCCCCGCCCGCGACCCGCTCGATCCGGCGCAGCTGTGCCGAGAGAGCCGGCTGAGAGACCCCCAGCCGGCCGGCCGCACGCCCCAGACTGCCCGCTTCCGCTATCCGGCAGACGGCCTCAAGATGCCTCAACTCCAGCTGCATTTCAGCAGCGTACGCAGCACGGGACAGCCGCACCATAACCCGCGTCTTATGCCGGATGAGATGTCCCGAACCGGTCATGTTCACGCCCATACTCGGCGCGACGATCCGTCTCCCCCACCACGATCCCACCCCGATCGGAGCAGACGTTGCACCCCAGCAGAATCACGGCGGCCGTGGCCGCCCTGGCACTGTCGGCGAGCCTCGCGACCGCCCTCGCCGGCACCGCCACCGCGGCCCCGCAGGCGCAGCCCGTACCCCCGGGCCACGGCAAGTCCCTCGCGCTCGCCGCCGCCGACCGGGCCGCCGACAGCGGTCTCGACGAGCTGCGGCACGGTGCCGGCGAGGAACTCGTCCGCACCTCCGTCACCCCCTGGTCCAACGGCCTGTACTACGCCTCGTACGAGCGCACCTACCGCGGCCTCCCGGTCGTCGGCGGCGACGCGGTCGTCGTCTCCGACAGCGCCGGCAAGGTCCGCGAGGTGACCGGCGCCGAGGCCCCCGCCATCAAGGTCTCCACCAAGGCCAAGGTGACCGCCGCCGCCGCCCTCGCCACCGCCCGGAAGCAGCTCGCCTCCGTGGAGAGCGCGAGCGCCCCCGAGCTGACCGTGCTCCTCAAGGGCGGCAAGGCCGTCCTGACCTGGCACACCCGGGTCGTCGGCCAGACCGCGCAGAACGTGCCGAGCGCCCTCGACACCTACGTCGACGCGCGCACCGGCTCCGTCGCCCAGGCCACCGACAAGGTCCGGCACGCCGACGGCCGCGGCTACCACAACGGCAACGTCACCAT includes:
- a CDS encoding rod shape-determining protein, encoding MTVSLEQLRRCHVAVDLGAARTRVFVKGAGLVVDEPSVAAVNTRTGALIAVGALAEKMTGRTPDYIRVARPVSGGTVVDIEMAQRMLRHLLGEKLRRQLRRKPRLRAAACTPHDSDPLAQRAAVETLVGLGARRVELVDTLIAAAVGCGLPVEQPTATMIMVCGAATTQVAVLSLGAIVTAERIPIGGDAIDHAVIQHLRHHHELMLPSQSVRPLQLALSGNGLTPHGPASTEIHGRDVATGLARSVTVDTAAVREAIHTPLTAVLDGIGKVLRDCPPDLVADLADRGIMMVGGSALLPGLDQMLREATGMPVHIAERPDVCAVLGLGAMLEGKVQPMVLDPLSVRDPLADAD
- a CDS encoding MarR family winged helix-turn-helix transcriptional regulator, whose amino-acid sequence is MATSRTDPLTLEVVELIGTVVARYYEEYEQAAAQHSLTGAQARVLGLLSLDPLPMRRIAQKLKCEPSNITGIVDRLEARGLVERRPDPDDRRVKLAVPTDEGQDTARRLRESLDFAREPLGELTEVERTLLRDLLRRMLGEDAV
- a CDS encoding NADP-dependent oxidoreductase — protein: MSVLPASSREWHLVARPHGWPTAADFALREVPVADPAEGRILVRNLHFSVDPYMRGRMNDVKSYIPPFTLDHPMDGGAVGEVVASNAEGFAVGDHVLHGLGWREYADVPAQHATKVDPALAPLSAYLGVLGMTGLTAYAGLFEVASFKEGDTVFVSGAAGAVGSQVGQMARLKGASRVIGSAGSDEKVKFLVEELGFDAAFNYKNGPVKDQLREAAPDGIDVYFDNVGGDHLEAAISSLNVHGRATICGMIAQYNDTEPVPGPRNMAMIIGKRLRLQGVLVGDHYGLQNQFVQEVGGWLGSGELKHRETFVEGIENGVDAFLGLLRGDNTGKMIVSVNR
- a CDS encoding organic hydroperoxide resistance protein, translating into MSIQHSDVLYTAVATAENGRDGRVATDDGQLDVVVNPPKVMGGSGAGTNPEQLFAAGYSACFQGALGVVARNENADVSGSTVTAEVGIGKNDDGFGIIVKISATIPNVDAETAKSLIEKAHQVCPYSKATRGNITVELAV
- a CDS encoding EI24 domain-containing protein translates to MRDLGVGFRYLVQGQKWVGRHGRWFGFGLLPGIVTFVLYVGALIGLGYGADDLAAWVTPFADDWSSPWLGLFRGTLTGLVFAFGLFLAVITFTAVTLLVGQPFYESLSEEVDRSQGGDVPQSGLPLWRELWISARDSLRVLLRVVFYGILLFACGFIPVIGQTVVPVLGFCVSGFFLAEELTAVALQRRGVELKERLTLLRGRRMATLGFGVPLTLAFLVPFVAVFLMPGAVAGATLMARDLRGETAGDDRDGASQKNDQERGNLPSLGGDQGVHHLPH
- a CDS encoding pectate lyase, coding for MTSHKRKTGRRRVVVGGLSALGITGAAIVTTTLLAPAGAATLPAWPQAKGSTPVATTIEVSGTYDGKLKRFAGTGELGSDGQSESQQPLFVLKDGATLKNVVIGTPAADGVHCLGSCTLQNVWWENVGEDAATFKGTSKTAVYAVHGGGAKGASDKIFQFNGAGKLVVNKFQAADFGKLVRSCGNCKKQYPRTILINDVDITTPGKSIVGVNANYGDTASLRGIRIHGDTKKKIKPCTRFTGNNTGKEPKEIGTGADGTTCRYSAGDLSYD
- a CDS encoding LysR family transcriptional regulator, translated to MQLELRHLEAVCRIAEAGSLGRAAGRLGVSQPALSAQLRRIERVAGGELFLRGRHGVEPTPLGEFVLSKARLVLGEMDALAAGARAVAPGTPLRLGCILLVLVDGLLEQLERVMAGQDISVTVEHSATTLTRQLGAGRYDAVLYGEVNEHEVALPEGTTARTLVPKEPFCVRLSAAHPLAGKDRIALAELAGEDWMTLVEDDDGGPEALVAACAKAGFTPSLRHRVADRKMHYDLIASGRAISMSQPTAPYAAGTVLRPLEGDPVLGRIRLAWNRAAVPARQAELLYRAAVHAYLANVGNNAFYREWWDARPELHPVLDA